A stretch of the Saccharolobus caldissimus genome encodes the following:
- a CDS encoding DUF973 family protein: MSQQEYKGIIGLRRGLLDIIIIILVGLITYALIYVMEYLTLPLIIIKLIIISASILSALLLIIAYLDVKGGFEFLRKSEINIKMATISSPLLLTLSIILFIEIVVYSLITVNIFTSLSEGIYPYIYTLLRIVAFSTLIVLAFSYRKLGEHYNSDLINYGSLIFILGVLTFIFHFKYGGFLALIGIITMYVGISDILKEKFPRFKSSNVSLGVLRNNGEAELSVYSKNQIQVISATILGTNYISNTITPNVLTKGYNSLKINFNSPIQLTPKNIYTIRLSLSNGRTLDVNVIYETT, encoded by the coding sequence ATGTCTCAACAAGAATATAAGGGAATTATTGGATTGAGAAGAGGTTTATTAGACATAATAATTATTATATTGGTAGGCCTAATAACTTATGCCTTAATATACGTCATGGAATATTTAACATTGCCATTAATAATAATTAAACTAATAATTATAAGTGCTTCAATCCTATCAGCCCTTCTACTTATCATAGCGTATTTAGACGTGAAAGGAGGATTCGAATTTTTAAGGAAAAGTGAGATAAATATCAAAATGGCAACTATTTCCTCACCCTTATTGCTTACATTATCGATAATTCTATTCATAGAAATAGTAGTTTACTCACTTATAACAGTAAATATATTTACCTCACTAAGTGAAGGAATATATCCTTATATTTACACCTTATTAAGAATTGTAGCCTTTTCCACGCTAATAGTATTAGCCTTCAGCTATAGAAAGTTAGGAGAACATTATAATAGCGATCTAATTAATTACGGCAGTTTAATCTTTATTCTAGGTGTGTTAACATTCATTTTTCATTTTAAATATGGAGGCTTCCTAGCCTTAATAGGAATAATTACCATGTACGTGGGAATAAGTGATATATTAAAGGAGAAATTCCCCAGATTTAAATCCAGCAATGTTTCATTAGGAGTATTAAGAAATAATGGTGAAGCTGAATTAAGCGTTTATTCTAAAAATCAAATTCAAGTTATAAGTGCAACAATTTTAGGAACTAATTATATTTCAAATACAATTACGCCTAATGTATTAACTAAAGGATATAACTCCTTAAAAATTAATTTTAATTCCCCCATTCAGTTAACTCCAAAGAACATATACACGATAAGGCTCTCCTTATCTAATGGAAGAACATTAGATGTTAACGTAATATACGAGACTACTTAA
- a CDS encoding nucleotidyltransferase domain-containing protein encodes MNKPYKSLLEKIVRLLEEKFGENLISVAVYGSVTRGDNRKDSDIDLLIIVKNLPKTFTERVILFDEVERRLEGDIEKLMNEGYYISFSPIIKTMPRSC; translated from the coding sequence GTGAATAAACCCTATAAGAGCTTATTAGAAAAGATTGTAAGGTTGTTAGAGGAAAAATTTGGAGAGAATTTAATTTCCGTAGCAGTTTACGGCAGTGTAACTAGAGGAGATAACAGAAAAGATAGCGATATTGATCTTCTAATAATTGTTAAGAACCTACCTAAAACCTTTACTGAGAGAGTAATATTATTTGATGAAGTTGAGAGAAGACTTGAAGGAGATATAGAAAAGCTTATGAATGAAGGATATTACATTTCGTTCTCTCCAATAATAAAGACAATGCCAAGAAGCTGTTGA
- a CDS encoding ribbon-helix-helix domain-containing protein, with protein sequence MSQENNENKKTITIRGIDEKLYRKLTEIARNSGKTVGEVANQAFRTFLELSNTAKQTASGVIESGKSFLEGFKEGMGNFIVISDIDELTVNKEELAEAGKPVIFRNIKRLTLLGVTDVDIANYIQEINNVDELIVPPNVNKIKLSQKCRMVRRIVAQNLT encoded by the coding sequence ATGAGTCAAGAAAACAATGAAAATAAGAAAACAATAACAATAAGGGGAATAGATGAGAAGCTTTACAGAAAACTCACCGAAATAGCCAGAAATTCCGGTAAGACAGTAGGAGAAGTGGCTAATCAAGCTTTTAGAACATTTCTTGAATTGTCAAACACAGCTAAACAAACCGCATCTGGTGTTATTGAAAGCGGTAAGAGTTTTTTGGAGGGATTCAAGGAGGGTATGGGCAATTTCATAGTCATATCAGATATCGATGAGCTAACCGTAAATAAGGAGGAATTAGCTGAAGCAGGAAAACCAGTGATATTCAGAAACATAAAGAGGTTAACCTTACTAGGAGTTACCGATGTTGACATAGCGAATTACATTCAAGAAATTAATAACGTAGATGAGCTAATAGTACCTCCTAATGTAAATAAAATAAAACTATCGCAAAAATGTAGAATGGTCAGAAGAATTGTTGCACAAAATCTAACATAA
- a CDS encoding DUF3311 domain-containing protein: protein MAGRFYIVVGIVTLIFIILYSLLPFYSKPNPTLFGLPLFYWYQIILMPIGALVFFIIIMKIKE, encoded by the coding sequence ATGGCTGGAAGATTTTATATAGTAGTTGGAATAGTTACATTAATATTCATAATACTATATTCACTTTTACCTTTCTACTCTAAGCCTAACCCAACGTTATTTGGATTACCGCTATTCTACTGGTATCAAATTATTCTCATGCCCATAGGTGCTTTAGTATTTTTTATTATTATAATGAAAATAAAGGAGTGA
- a CDS encoding membrane dipeptidase: MRLVDLHEDLAYSNQRGVDVINGDNQSSIRMLKEFDSLVFASIFPHVDALDERSEFLTSLYGTPTRSTYFSFDLFIDQVKFYYYLDRRGFAKVVRDKSDLSGNGVKLLLSLEGADVLRDYTDIYLLKELHVYNLGLTWNYDNKFASSCMSKKDYGLTSEGEELVKLANSLGIIIDLAHAGKRTVIDVCNVSRKPVIVSHANVKRLKVHKRNLDDEEIEAIVKTKGIIGVTAIVSTLREGNLNSIVDNIRYIGESYGWEYVAIGTDFLGISEVPKGFENILKVRDLAKAIEGHEEEVLWRNAYRVITDNLTT; the protein is encoded by the coding sequence ATGAGGTTAGTAGATCTTCACGAGGATTTAGCCTATTCAAATCAGAGAGGAGTTGATGTGATTAATGGCGATAATCAATCTAGTATTAGAATGCTTAAGGAATTCGACTCTTTAGTTTTCGCCTCTATTTTTCCTCATGTTGATGCTTTGGATGAGAGAAGTGAGTTTTTAACTTCACTTTATGGTACTCCTACGCGTAGTACTTATTTTTCCTTTGACTTATTTATTGATCAAGTTAAGTTTTATTATTACTTAGACAGAAGGGGTTTCGCTAAAGTTGTTAGGGATAAGAGTGATTTATCTGGCAATGGTGTTAAGCTTTTATTATCTCTTGAGGGAGCTGATGTCCTAAGGGATTATACTGATATTTATTTGTTAAAAGAACTTCATGTTTATAATTTAGGTTTAACCTGGAATTACGATAATAAATTTGCCTCTTCTTGTATGTCTAAGAAGGATTACGGTTTAACCTCAGAAGGTGAGGAATTAGTTAAATTGGCTAATTCTTTAGGTATTATAATTGATTTAGCTCACGCAGGTAAGAGAACCGTTATTGACGTTTGTAATGTGAGTAGAAAGCCAGTTATAGTTTCCCATGCTAATGTGAAGAGGTTAAAAGTGCATAAGAGGAATTTAGATGATGAGGAGATAGAGGCTATTGTTAAGACTAAGGGAATTATAGGAGTTACTGCAATAGTTTCTACTTTAAGGGAAGGTAATTTAAATTCTATAGTAGATAACATAAGATATATCGGGGAATCTTACGGTTGGGAGTATGTAGCAATAGGAACGGACTTCCTAGGGATTAGTGAAGTTCCTAAAGGGTTTGAAAATATATTAAAGGTTAGGGATTTAGCTAAGGCTATTGAAGGGCATGAGGAAGAAGTTCTGTGGAGGAATGCTTATAGGGTTATAACGGACAATTTAACTACATAG
- a CDS encoding amidohydrolase family protein, translated as MIDFHFHAPIREFLDYLGEYAEPAIKYFNAKVEIKGLKEVLDYYESLGIKRFVVLPIDSTTFLGRRIPNEVVKLDDRIVKFVSVDPLKQNAVDELKKLIKEIEPVGVKFHPQLQGFHPLDERALKLYDVIDNSGLLAVFHTGTSGIGAGVRSNIRLDYGRPIYFDEIAVRYQNMRIVLAHFGWPWTEEAIAIALHKPNVYLDLSGWAPKYIPQSIWNNAKRLSDKLLFGSDFPLIRPERWISEFSNINIDREIKDKILKYNAEKLINNV; from the coding sequence ATGATAGACTTTCACTTTCATGCTCCAATAAGGGAGTTTCTGGATTATTTAGGTGAGTATGCCGAGCCAGCAATTAAATACTTTAACGCCAAAGTTGAAATTAAGGGGTTAAAAGAGGTTTTAGATTATTACGAGTCATTAGGCATAAAAAGATTTGTTGTTTTACCCATAGATTCAACTACTTTTTTAGGAAGAAGAATACCAAATGAGGTAGTTAAACTAGATGATAGGATAGTTAAATTCGTATCAGTAGACCCTTTAAAACAAAACGCTGTTGATGAGTTAAAAAAATTAATAAAGGAGATAGAACCAGTAGGTGTAAAATTCCATCCCCAGTTGCAAGGATTTCACCCCTTAGATGAGAGAGCATTAAAACTTTACGATGTTATAGATAATAGTGGATTACTAGCTGTCTTCCATACTGGAACTTCTGGAATAGGAGCTGGAGTTAGATCAAATATTAGGTTGGATTACGGTAGACCTATCTACTTTGACGAGATAGCGGTTAGGTACCAGAACATGAGGATAGTATTAGCCCATTTTGGCTGGCCTTGGACTGAAGAGGCCATAGCGATAGCGTTACATAAACCAAACGTTTATTTAGATCTATCTGGTTGGGCTCCAAAATATATTCCCCAGAGCATTTGGAATAACGCTAAAAGGCTCAGTGATAAACTACTCTTTGGCTCAGACTTTCCCCTAATACGTCCAGAGAGGTGGATTAGCGAATTTTCAAATATAAACATAGATAGAGAGATAAAGGATAAGATCCTTAAATATAACGCTGAGAAATTAATAAACAACGTTTAG
- a CDS encoding type II toxin-antitoxin system RelE family toxin, whose protein sequence is MRKARDYREFMQYVADNFSDKLVMLILEKLELLRRDPLKYAKEKLGKDKYGNPMFSIEVTGNIRILYSVDPKNCIVFIWEIGSHKKVYGHDP, encoded by the coding sequence ATGAGGAAAGCTAGAGATTATAGAGAATTTATGCAATACGTGGCAGATAATTTTAGTGATAAGTTAGTGATGTTAATTCTTGAAAAATTAGAGCTATTAAGGAGAGATCCCTTGAAGTATGCCAAGGAGAAGTTAGGAAAGGATAAATACGGTAATCCAATGTTCTCCATAGAAGTTACGGGAAATATAAGAATACTTTATAGCGTTGATCCAAAAAATTGTATAGTTTTCATTTGGGAGATTGGGTCTCATAAGAAGGTTTACGGGCACGATCCTTAG
- a CDS encoding sodium:solute symporter family protein, translating to MDGLHVSLISVALFIILFVIFVYLGFYGSRWRKGDLSKLPEWALAGRRLGPYLMWFLLTADLYTAYTFIAVPSLVLASGPIGFFAAFYSAITPFIALLFMPRLWAISRNRGYVTAADFVKDRFNNRILAGLVAITGVVAELPYIALQIVGMQAALFILLLGLGVSNIRLASDLSLLVSFIILAAFVFTSGLRGAALTAVYKDAIILGTVITIAIYVPLAFGGFAAAFHNAQSLSTQINLALNNIKKPIFYNYLPTTLATQTAYISLAIGSAFALYLYPHAVNGSVSSNSKQSLKISLALQPLYSIILAIIALFGILVYADVNVVNFITKAKSGAIAVPALIGFTMPDWFVGIALLGIFIGGLVPAAIMAIGAANLLTRNIIKEFKPNMSEKTESTLAKWISTAFKFIALALVFTTPSTYAIQLQLLGGIIVLQTLPSVFLGLYTHKLNGYSLIAGWVGGIFSGIYLTLLANHFGPLKTSSFITPLGPMYIGVLSTLINLAIGLVGTAIAYAIGWRPVTNIKAEELL from the coding sequence ATGGATGGACTTCACGTCTCTTTAATATCTGTGGCTTTATTCATTATATTATTTGTGATTTTTGTATATCTCGGATTTTACGGAAGTCGATGGAGAAAAGGAGATCTATCTAAACTTCCAGAATGGGCTCTAGCTGGAAGAAGACTAGGACCATATCTCATGTGGTTCCTCTTAACGGCTGATTTATATACAGCCTATACGTTTATTGCAGTACCATCATTAGTTTTAGCAAGCGGCCCTATAGGCTTCTTTGCAGCTTTTTACTCTGCAATAACTCCTTTCATTGCCTTACTTTTCATGCCTAGGTTATGGGCGATATCAAGGAATAGGGGTTATGTTACAGCTGCGGATTTCGTAAAGGATAGGTTTAATAATAGGATATTAGCAGGTCTAGTTGCCATAACCGGTGTAGTTGCTGAATTACCTTATATTGCACTGCAAATAGTTGGAATGCAAGCTGCATTATTTATATTATTACTGGGATTAGGCGTTAGTAATATTCGCTTAGCGAGTGATCTAAGTCTTCTAGTTTCATTTATAATTTTAGCCGCATTCGTATTCACTAGTGGATTAAGAGGAGCAGCTTTAACTGCAGTATATAAGGATGCTATAATTTTAGGAACAGTAATAACTATAGCCATTTATGTACCTTTAGCTTTTGGAGGATTTGCTGCAGCCTTTCATAATGCCCAATCCCTTAGCACTCAAATTAACTTAGCCCTAAATAACATTAAAAAACCAATTTTCTATAATTACCTACCCACAACTTTAGCTACACAAACTGCTTATATATCATTAGCAATAGGGAGTGCATTCGCACTTTACTTATATCCTCACGCAGTAAACGGCAGTGTAAGTTCTAATTCTAAGCAATCACTTAAGATATCCTTAGCCTTACAGCCATTATATTCAATTATATTGGCGATAATAGCTCTATTCGGAATACTTGTATACGCTGATGTAAACGTAGTAAACTTCATAACTAAAGCTAAATCTGGTGCAATAGCTGTTCCAGCTTTAATAGGCTTTACAATGCCAGACTGGTTCGTGGGAATAGCATTACTTGGGATCTTCATTGGAGGTCTAGTCCCAGCTGCTATAATGGCAATTGGTGCTGCTAATTTACTAACTAGAAATATAATAAAGGAGTTTAAACCAAATATGTCAGAGAAAACTGAATCTACATTAGCGAAATGGATATCTACTGCATTCAAATTTATCGCTTTAGCCTTAGTTTTCACTACTCCATCTACATATGCAATACAACTACAGCTATTAGGTGGGATAATAGTTCTTCAAACTCTTCCCTCAGTATTTTTAGGGTTATATACTCATAAGCTTAACGGATATTCCTTAATCGCAGGATGGGTAGGAGGTATATTTAGTGGTATCTATTTAACATTATTAGCAAATCACTTCGGTCCGTTAAAGACTTCGTCTTTCATAACGCCTTTAGGACCGATGTATATAGGCGTATTGTCAACACTTATTAATTTGGCAATAGGATTAGTTGGTACTGCTATTGCATACGCTATAGGTTGGAGACCCGTTACAAATATTAAGGCTGAGGAATTACTTTAA
- a CDS encoding aldehyde dehydrogenase family protein, whose product MMSEVIEVRSPSNLKVIGTVKRMNKDEVRGEIEEAYKGFEIISKMPLYKRTSILRKVSEILDRERERLARLLAMEAGKPIKDARVEVLRASRLFRQAADEAAIVLEGKNYRVDAYEYPPGNENRIVISTREPLGVVTAILPFNFPINSFAHKVAPAIAVGNSVVVKPSINTPLSAIEMRKILIEAGLPESAVRVVTGYSSEIGDEIITHPLVSLITLTGSTQTGLSIASRAVSLGKRIIMELGGSDPIIVLEDANIDRASSIAVRARFEYAGQNCNAGKRIIVREEIVNKFTKAFYEKVKSLKIGDPLDETTDVGPVINMESVEKLSSVVEDAKIKGGKVDFVNKGPEGGYFFPLTVISNANLDMLALKTEVFGPVAPIVSVKSDEEAVSIANSTEYGLQSAIFTNDVNRALKISRELKFGAVIINDSTRLRWDSLPFGGFKKSGIGREGVRDTMLEMTENKLIAITLL is encoded by the coding sequence TTGATGTCGGAAGTTATTGAGGTACGTTCTCCATCTAATCTAAAGGTAATTGGGACTGTTAAAAGAATGAATAAAGATGAGGTAAGGGGAGAAATAGAAGAAGCGTATAAAGGATTTGAAATAATTTCAAAAATGCCTCTTTATAAGAGGACTTCAATTCTTAGAAAAGTTTCAGAAATTTTGGATAGAGAAAGAGAAAGATTAGCTAGACTATTGGCTATGGAAGCTGGAAAACCAATAAAAGATGCTAGAGTAGAAGTACTAAGAGCTTCAAGGCTATTTAGGCAAGCAGCTGATGAAGCAGCAATAGTACTTGAGGGTAAAAATTATAGAGTTGATGCATATGAATATCCGCCGGGTAATGAAAATAGAATAGTTATAAGCACTAGAGAACCTTTAGGTGTCGTAACTGCAATACTACCTTTTAACTTCCCTATAAATTCGTTTGCACATAAGGTAGCCCCTGCAATAGCTGTGGGTAATTCTGTAGTAGTTAAGCCTAGCATAAATACCCCTTTATCTGCTATAGAGATGAGGAAAATACTAATAGAGGCTGGATTACCAGAAAGCGCAGTGAGAGTAGTAACTGGATATAGTAGTGAGATAGGAGACGAGATAATTACTCATCCCTTAGTAAGTTTAATAACCCTTACTGGATCTACACAAACAGGTTTAAGCATAGCATCAAGGGCTGTATCCTTAGGGAAGAGAATAATTATGGAACTAGGAGGTTCTGATCCCATTATAGTCTTAGAGGACGCAAACATAGATAGGGCTTCTTCAATTGCCGTTAGAGCCAGATTTGAATATGCAGGACAAAATTGTAACGCAGGTAAGAGGATTATAGTTAGGGAGGAGATAGTTAATAAATTCACCAAAGCCTTTTACGAAAAAGTTAAGAGTTTAAAGATAGGAGATCCGCTAGATGAAACTACAGATGTAGGGCCAGTAATTAATATGGAAAGTGTTGAGAAATTAAGTAGTGTGGTAGAAGACGCTAAAATTAAGGGAGGTAAGGTAGATTTTGTAAATAAAGGTCCCGAGGGAGGATATTTCTTCCCATTAACCGTAATATCTAACGCCAATTTAGATATGTTAGCACTGAAAACTGAGGTCTTCGGTCCAGTAGCTCCCATAGTTTCTGTTAAAAGCGACGAAGAGGCTGTGAGTATAGCAAACTCTACAGAATATGGTCTACAATCTGCAATATTTACCAATGATGTAAATAGAGCACTTAAAATAAGTAGGGAATTAAAGTTTGGTGCAGTAATCATAAATGACAGTACTAGATTAAGATGGGACTCATTACCCTTTGGAGGGTTTAAGAAAAGCGGAATAGGAAGGGAAGGAGTTAGAGACACTATGCTGGAGATGACAGAGAATAAATTAATAGCAATTACTTTATTATAA
- a CDS encoding type 1 glutamine amidotransferase, whose amino-acid sequence MDVLAVYNHPVETLGNFKKFLQIKKEIMAEELKGDEKFDALIIMGGPMSVYESDKYHFLNTEMQLIRQAYYQNKRVLGVCLGSQLIAEALGGKVIKGPHGQEIGIQKVKLLGNLKEFMKNEEITVFQWHGDTFSLPIDAELLAYNRNYFQAFKTKRILGVQFHTEVDAKMIEDWIRIYGGDKRLIDEVRRAEDELERNSEKIIKYWLSL is encoded by the coding sequence ATGGATGTTTTAGCAGTGTATAATCATCCAGTAGAAACTTTAGGTAATTTCAAGAAATTCTTACAAATTAAAAAAGAAATTATGGCTGAAGAACTTAAGGGAGATGAGAAATTTGACGCATTAATTATTATGGGTGGACCAATGAGCGTTTACGAGAGTGATAAATATCATTTTTTGAATACAGAGATGCAATTAATTAGGCAAGCTTATTATCAGAATAAGAGAGTTTTAGGAGTTTGTTTAGGCTCCCAACTAATAGCAGAGGCTTTAGGCGGAAAGGTAATAAAAGGACCTCATGGGCAAGAGATAGGAATTCAAAAGGTTAAGTTACTTGGAAATTTAAAAGAGTTTATGAAAAATGAAGAAATTACTGTATTTCAATGGCACGGGGATACTTTCTCTTTACCTATAGATGCAGAGTTACTTGCTTATAATAGGAATTATTTTCAAGCTTTTAAAACTAAGAGAATTTTAGGAGTTCAATTTCACACCGAGGTTGACGCTAAGATGATAGAAGATTGGATTAGAATTTACGGAGGAGATAAAAGGTTAATAGATGAAGTGAGGAGAGCTGAAGATGAGTTAGAAAGAAATTCAGAAAAAATAATAAAATATTGGCTCAGTCTATGA
- a CDS encoding MFS transporter encodes MRWEFFKYLIVLASISILTMYVEMVVLPSLPKIESQFNVNESEGSWILSSETLAGMALAPFIGRLADSHGRKKILLTILGIYTISVALTAWSPNYPVLILSRSVQGIGLSINPLAYTILRERLSDRELPIAQGIIASTFAVGAAVAIPIGSYIAQYFSWQLAYETAIPLLLIIVFVANRVLPQSSFRNEQKIDIRGIVLLSLSFITIGIGITEAPSWGWDSPQFIFTLFIGLLLLYTFSIHISKTENPVIDPSDFKNPNIAVPLLSSFVTGFGLFLTFQSLVFMLELPKPVGYGMTIFETGLTMAPISLILLVAGPFFGSMVNKLGYKRIILLSSSLSVITLLLLSIIIGSRIPIDELMFMLILVLFFVSGMNVTRITLLLASTSKKRMATITGTNTSMRLMGNTLGPVVAGSLESTFKEPLLLFMYNNIPVFTFIPSKLAFQYSFLISSIIIISVVIMATRIKEEVRVSS; translated from the coding sequence ATGAGATGGGAATTTTTTAAGTATCTCATAGTGTTAGCTTCCATCTCTATTTTAACAATGTACGTTGAAATGGTAGTTCTACCATCATTGCCTAAAATCGAAAGCCAGTTTAACGTTAACGAATCAGAAGGCTCCTGGATTCTCTCTTCAGAGACTTTAGCGGGAATGGCTCTAGCCCCCTTCATTGGAAGACTGGCAGATAGTCACGGAAGAAAGAAAATTCTATTAACTATCTTAGGAATTTACACTATAAGCGTTGCATTAACGGCCTGGTCCCCTAATTATCCAGTTCTGATTCTTTCAAGATCAGTACAAGGTATAGGTTTAAGCATAAATCCGTTGGCTTATACTATATTAAGAGAAAGATTATCCGATAGAGAATTGCCAATAGCACAAGGCATAATAGCGTCAACTTTCGCCGTAGGTGCTGCCGTAGCAATACCTATAGGTAGTTATATTGCCCAATACTTTTCGTGGCAATTAGCATACGAGACCGCTATACCTCTATTATTAATTATAGTTTTTGTCGCAAATCGAGTGCTTCCTCAGTCCAGTTTTAGAAATGAACAGAAAATAGATATAAGAGGAATAGTACTTCTATCCTTGTCTTTTATTACTATAGGTATAGGAATAACAGAAGCTCCCAGTTGGGGATGGGATTCCCCACAATTTATATTTACCTTATTTATAGGGCTCTTATTATTATACACATTTTCTATCCATATATCTAAAACTGAGAATCCCGTTATAGATCCTTCTGACTTTAAGAATCCTAATATAGCAGTTCCTCTACTTTCATCTTTCGTTACTGGCTTCGGCCTATTTTTAACATTCCAGTCTTTGGTTTTCATGTTAGAATTACCTAAACCCGTGGGATATGGAATGACAATATTCGAAACTGGATTGACCATGGCTCCCATATCTTTAATTTTGTTAGTAGCTGGCCCTTTTTTCGGTTCAATGGTTAATAAGTTAGGATATAAAAGAATAATACTCCTTTCGTCTTCACTTTCAGTCATAACGTTATTATTACTCTCAATTATAATTGGAAGTAGAATTCCAATAGACGAACTGATGTTTATGCTAATATTAGTTCTTTTCTTCGTATCTGGAATGAACGTAACTCGAATTACCTTATTATTAGCTTCTACCTCAAAAAAGAGAATGGCAACGATTACTGGAACTAATACTTCAATGAGACTTATGGGCAATACATTAGGTCCCGTTGTGGCTGGATCTTTAGAGTCTACTTTTAAAGAGCCTTTATTACTCTTCATGTATAATAACATTCCAGTATTCACGTTTATTCCTTCAAAACTCGCATTTCAATACTCTTTCTTAATATCATCTATTATAATAATAAGCGTCGTAATTATGGCGACAAGAATAAAGGAAGAAGTTAGAGTGTCCTCATGA
- a CDS encoding isochorismatase family cysteine hydrolase, with amino-acid sequence MSFFNPDEIKKFVRKNNTVLVVWDVQDALVNSIFNKEEFLSKLKELIDAARRNNVPIVYTMITPYPERFQPPYMRRSFNPGDIYKEVYPKEGDVILRKNTPSIFVGTNFELMLRNAGINAIVFTGIATDIGIETSARHAQALGFIPVIAKEAVSSSDKQAHERSLANMQKLMLVLSNREIIDLWEKL; translated from the coding sequence ATGTCCTTCTTTAACCCAGATGAGATAAAGAAATTTGTAAGAAAGAATAATACAGTGTTAGTAGTATGGGATGTTCAAGACGCTTTAGTTAATTCCATTTTCAATAAAGAGGAGTTCTTAAGTAAATTAAAAGAGTTGATAGATGCTGCAAGAAGAAATAACGTTCCCATAGTATATACTATGATTACTCCTTATCCAGAAAGATTTCAGCCACCTTACATGAGGCGTTCATTTAATCCTGGTGATATATATAAGGAAGTTTATCCTAAAGAGGGAGATGTTATTTTAAGGAAGAATACTCCAAGCATATTCGTAGGAACTAATTTCGAATTAATGTTAAGGAATGCGGGAATTAACGCAATAGTATTTACTGGAATAGCAACTGACATAGGAATTGAAACCTCAGCCAGACATGCTCAAGCATTAGGGTTTATACCAGTAATTGCAAAGGAGGCAGTTTCATCATCCGATAAGCAAGCTCATGAGAGGTCTTTAGCTAATATGCAGAAATTAATGCTTGTATTAAGTAATAGGGAAATAATTGATTTATGGGAAAAATTATAA